The DNA segment AACACCACCGAATGGCCCCGTTGGGCGGCGGTGGTGGCTGCGGCCAGACCGGCCGGACCGGCCCCTACCACCGCGATGGACTTGGGCTGAGCAGCCGGCTCGATTTGAACCTCGGTTTCATGACCGGCGCGGGGATTCACCAGACAGGAAGCCACCTTCTGCTCGAAGACGTGGTCCAGGCAGGCCTGATTGCAGGCAATACAGGTATTGATTTCGTCCGAACGGGCCTCGGCCGCCTTATTGACCCATTCCGGATCAGCCAGGAAAGGCCGGGCCATAGAGACCATATCCGCATCGCCATCCGCCAGCACTTTCTCGGCCGTTTCGGGCATGTTGATGCGATTGGTGGTCACCAGGGGCAGGGAAACCGCATCCCGCAATTTTCGGGTCACCCAGGTATAGGCGGCCCGAGGCACCATGGTGGCGATGGTGGGGATACGGGTTTCATGCCAGCCGATGCCGGTATTGATGATGGTGGCGCCAGCATTCTCAATGGCCTTGCCCAGCTGCACCACCTCTTCCCAGCTATTGCCATCGGCGAGCATGTCCAACATGGACAAGCGATAGATAATAATGAAATTCTCACCCACCGCTTCCCGGGTCCGTTTCACGATTTCCACCGGAACCCGCATGCGGTTCTCGAACGAGCCGCCCCACTCGTCTTCCCGGTGATTGGTACGGGGCACCAGGAATTGATTGATGAAGTAGCCTTCCGAACCCATGATCTCCACGCCATCATAGCCACCCGATTTGGCCAGGCGGGCGCAACGCACGAAATCCCGGATCTGCTTTTCCACACCCCGGCTGCTCAGGGCCTTGGGGGTAAACGGGGTGATGGGCGAGCGTATGGCGGATGGTGCCACGGAAAAGGGGTGATAGGCGTAGCGCCCGGCATGCAGGATCTGCATGCAGATCTTGCCCCCGGCTTCATGAACGCCTCGGGTCAGCTTGCGGTGACGGGGGAGCTCGAGCGGATTGGTGAGCTTGGAGGCAAAGGGGCTCAAACACCCCCGCCGATTGGGCGCGATACCGCCGGTGACCATCAGCCCCGCACCGCCGCGGGCCCGTTCAATGAAATAGGCGGTAAGGCGATCCCAATGCCAGACCCGGTCTTCCAGGCCGGTGTGCATGGAACCCATAAGAACGCGATTGGGCAATTGCGTAAACCCCAGGTCCAGGGGTTCCAACAACTTTGGATAGGACACGGACAAGGCTCAACCTCTGATTTTCATAATGGCGGTAAAAGGGGTTAGTCCTGCTCTGAAAGGCTGTCCTTGGCCAATTCACCGAGCGCCTGCTGATCCAGGATGCGCAAGTGCCGACGATCCACGGCGATCCAGCCCTTATTCTGAAATTTTTTCAGCACCCGGCTGACGGTCTCGGTAGCCAGACGCAGATAATTGGCAATATCCCGGCGGGACATGGCCAAATGGATATCGGTGG comes from the Natronospira proteinivora genome and includes:
- a CDS encoding oxidoreductase, whose product is MSVSYPKLLEPLDLGFTQLPNRVLMGSMHTGLEDRVWHWDRLTAYFIERARGGAGLMVTGGIAPNRRGCLSPFASKLTNPLELPRHRKLTRGVHEAGGKICMQILHAGRYAYHPFSVAPSAIRSPITPFTPKALSSRGVEKQIRDFVRCARLAKSGGYDGVEIMGSEGYFINQFLVPRTNHREDEWGGSFENRMRVPVEIVKRTREAVGENFIIIYRLSMLDMLADGNSWEEVVQLGKAIENAGATIINTGIGWHETRIPTIATMVPRAAYTWVTRKLRDAVSLPLVTTNRINMPETAEKVLADGDADMVSMARPFLADPEWVNKAAEARSDEINTCIACNQACLDHVFEQKVASCLVNPRAGHETEVQIEPAAQPKSIAVVGAGPAGLAAATTAAQRGHSVVLYESAAEIGGQFNMAKRIPGKEEFHETLRYFKRQIELTGVDLRLNTRVTADQLSRGFDEVILATGVKPRDPGIPGQDHPKVLSYIDVLLHGKAVGQKVAVIGAGGIGFDVSEFLVHPHEAQETDRDQFFRQWGVDMTVSRRGGVKGLRPNFDEPARQIWMLQRKTTKPGKSLGKTTGWIHRLSLRHYGVKMIPGVQYERIDDQGLHITVDGEARCLEVDNVILCAGQLSLRELQEPLETDDINTHLIGGANLAAELDAKRAIDEGTRLAVRL